A stretch of the Paenibacillus dendritiformis genome encodes the following:
- a CDS encoding DEAD/DEAH box helicase: MSLGIRQEWANRLTKQGIAAPTPIQMQAIPAALAGRDAVLQAQTGTGKTLAFLLPILQRIDPEQPRAQALIVAPTRELALQITAEAKKLTDSAPEGAGGIHVLAAYGGQDVEKQIRKLQGACQLVIGTPGRLTDHLRRGTFDGSGIRMLVLDEADQMLHMGFLPEVEDVIAHTPSSRQTLLCSATMPEPVRALAARFMRSPLDLRVEAEQVTVKEIRQMVVETTDRAKQDTLFRLLDEHRPYQAVIFCRTKRRAQKLYEALKAKGYDADELHGDLTQAVREQVMKRFRQARVQLLVATDLAARGLDVEGITHVFNYDIPHDAESYIHRIGRTGRAGGAGWAITLAAPRDESYLALIEQGIRMKLRRQSRDGASAGRGGNGLGESGPGGRGSARHGSGRSAGARAMAEAGPERRRAGGDAGGRQGARRGQDAGRGERTRRPNPASEGAGRERPADHRRPDSRGRTERGPGRGASQAARREHVPAAAGGRQRGASASGQRSGRNAAPGPGKRGKAPRRRK; the protein is encoded by the coding sequence ATGTCACTAGGAATTCGCCAAGAATGGGCGAATCGATTAACGAAGCAAGGCATTGCGGCGCCGACGCCGATTCAGATGCAAGCCATCCCCGCCGCGCTGGCTGGCCGGGATGCCGTGCTGCAAGCGCAGACCGGAACGGGCAAAACGCTGGCATTTCTGCTCCCGATCCTGCAGCGGATCGATCCGGAGCAGCCCCGGGCGCAGGCGCTTATCGTCGCGCCGACGCGCGAGCTGGCGCTGCAGATTACGGCAGAGGCGAAGAAGCTGACGGATTCGGCCCCGGAGGGAGCCGGAGGCATTCATGTGCTGGCCGCTTACGGAGGCCAGGATGTGGAGAAGCAGATCCGCAAGCTTCAGGGAGCTTGCCAATTGGTTATCGGCACGCCGGGCCGCTTGACCGATCATTTGCGCCGGGGCACCTTCGACGGCTCCGGCATCCGCATGCTCGTGCTGGACGAGGCCGATCAGATGCTGCATATGGGCTTTCTCCCCGAAGTGGAGGACGTGATCGCGCACACGCCGTCCAGCCGGCAGACGCTGCTCTGTTCGGCGACGATGCCGGAGCCGGTCCGGGCGCTCGCCGCGCGCTTCATGCGGTCGCCGCTTGATCTCCGGGTGGAGGCGGAGCAGGTGACGGTGAAGGAGATTCGCCAGATGGTGGTGGAGACGACGGATCGGGCGAAGCAGGATACGCTCTTCCGCCTCCTTGATGAGCATCGGCCTTACCAGGCGGTCATCTTCTGCCGCACGAAGCGGCGGGCCCAGAAGCTGTATGAGGCGCTCAAGGCGAAGGGCTATGATGCGGACGAGCTTCATGGCGATCTGACCCAGGCGGTGCGGGAACAGGTAATGAAGCGGTTCCGGCAAGCGAGGGTGCAGCTGCTGGTGGCGACCGATCTGGCGGCGCGCGGATTGGACGTGGAGGGAATTACGCATGTGTTCAACTATGATATCCCGCATGATGCGGAGAGCTATATTCACCGGATTGGCCGGACGGGGCGTGCGGGCGGAGCCGGATGGGCCATTACGCTGGCCGCGCCGCGGGATGAGAGCTATCTCGCCCTCATCGAGCAGGGCATCCGGATGAAGCTGCGGCGGCAGAGCCGGGACGGCGCGTCCGCCGGGCGCGGCGGGAACGGGCTCGGCGAGAGCGGCCCGGGCGGACGCGGATCCGCCCGGCATGGGAGCGGCCGGAGCGCAGGTGCGCGCGCCATGGCCGAAGCGGGGCCGGAGCGCCGCAGAGCCGGCGGCGATGCGGGCGGCCGCCAGGGGGCGCGCCGGGGGCAAGACGCAGGCCGCGGCGAACGAACGCGGCGGCCGAACCCGGCCAGCGAGGGAGCCGGTCGGGAGCGCCCGGCAGACCACCGGCGGCCCGACAGCCGGGGGCGGACCGAACGGGGCCCAGGCCGCGGCGCGTCCCAGGCTGCCCGCCGCGAACATGTCCCGGCCGCTGCGGGCGGCCGGCAGCGCGGAGCGTCGGCGAGCGGACAGCGCTCCGGCCGGAACGCCGCGCCAGGCCCGGGCAAGAGGGGGAAGGCGCCGCGCAGACGGAAGTAA
- a CDS encoding class I SAM-dependent methyltransferase: protein MLEWTGERIIPKLMKPMNGMLLEHIARYYFATPYARGRVLDIACGTGYGSHLVAKERKREVTEIVAVDNDLPTLQYARREYHHQKVTHMQGDATDPELPAKLGAFDTILSFETVEHVADDRQLMDNLYRMLNPGGVLVLSSPFGRGRGMPTNEPFHVHQLTPEQFAELFTRFAETEIYYQRGVTFEKPREGVRYFIGVGVCRK from the coding sequence ATGCTGGAATGGACGGGGGAACGCATTATCCCCAAACTGATGAAGCCGATGAACGGGATGCTGCTGGAGCATATTGCCCGCTATTACTTTGCGACGCCGTATGCGCGGGGCAGGGTGCTCGATATCGCTTGCGGGACCGGGTACGGCTCCCATCTGGTCGCGAAGGAGCGCAAGCGGGAGGTGACGGAAATTGTCGCTGTCGACAATGACCTTCCGACCTTGCAATATGCACGGCGGGAATACCATCATCAGAAGGTGACGCATATGCAAGGGGATGCGACGGACCCGGAGCTGCCGGCCAAGCTGGGCGCCTTCGATACGATCTTGAGCTTCGAGACGGTCGAGCATGTGGCCGACGATCGGCAATTGATGGACAACCTGTACCGGATGCTCAACCCGGGCGGCGTCCTCGTGCTGTCGAGTCCGTTCGGCAGGGGGAGAGGGATGCCGACGAACGAGCCGTTCCATGTGCATCAGCTGACGCCGGAGCAATTCGCGGAGCTGTTCACCCGGTTCGCGGAGACGGAGATTTACTACCAGCGCGGCGTCACGTTCGAGAAGCCGCGGGAAGGAGTGCGGTATTTCATCGGCGTCGGCGTGTGCCGCAAATAG
- a CDS encoding YwbE family protein yields the protein MEQSGQQRASIRPGLEVDIVLKQDQRTGKTTRGVVKDILTNSAYHPHGIKVRLQDGQVGRVKRIIGSGDSGP from the coding sequence ATGGAGCAGAGCGGTCAGCAGCGGGCGAGCATCCGTCCCGGCCTGGAGGTGGATATTGTCCTGAAGCAGGATCAGCGCACCGGCAAGACAACCCGGGGCGTCGTTAAAGATATTCTTACGAATTCGGCTTATCATCCGCATGGCATCAAGGTTCGCCTGCAGGACGGGCAGGTCGGCCGGGTGAAGCGGATTATCGGATCTGGCGATTCGGGACCGTGA